DNA sequence from the Chitinivibrionales bacterium genome:
CCATTCCTTCTTTGTAGAATTCACCCCATTCGGCAGATACAGAAATTTGCCCGCGTATCCGGAATATTTCTCACGCAACCATCGCGTCTCATGTATGGTCCCCGATACACACAATGAAACATATTTGAGTGTCAGACGAAGCATGGGGAAACGCAAGATATGTGCCTTCCAGGTTGTAGCAGGATTAAGCAGAAAGCCGGGCAGTCTTTTTTCCAGATCATAGACAAATTCTTCCCAGCCATGATTATAAATAGCCACTTTCGTTTTCAGTTTCAACAATCGTGTTCCCAAGGCGCAGAAGAGCCCATCGGTTGAACGAGCCAGGACCCAATCAGGTCGAGACCGGTGCATAAAAAGGATCATCAGGAACAAACGAAACGCAAAAAGTGGATACCAGCTTAAAATTCCATGACCGTCATTATAAATAACTTTTGTGATATGCCCGGCATCATGCAATGCACGAGCAAGCGTTCTCATCGACCGATTAACGCCACCTCTGGAATTCCGGACGATCGATGCTGCGAACCATATTTTCATTCTATCGCTCCGAAAGGTGACCGACAAAACATTTCCATGTTAACCATCTGCTTTTTTTGACAATAATATACCGGGCATAAGCAACCATGCCGTTATCTGCCCGATTACTGCCTGTGCTAAAAGAACAGGAATCTGCAAAGGACGTCTCAACAGTTGAGAAAAGGAGCGCCTTTTCAGGGAAATTATCGCATACTTAAATAATATAGAATTATAGGTTCCTTTAAAAGTCGGCGAATGACGGTATTTTCCGTATGCCCCGGGATGTTTCGAATAGAAGTAATATTCCGATTTTAGAAGAGCAATCATTCTCCCCGGTGCTTTAAACAGAATCCGGAATGGATCGATATTCCGGGGAAGATGAACAACTTTTAAATCCGGATAAAAGACCAGTTTTCCGACGTTCCCGGCGCGTACCGCCAATTCATGGTCTTCAGCCATAGGAAATTTAAACGACTCATCAAAACCACCGATTCGCTCGAGCATGCTTTTTTTGTAGATCATATGCGAAGTCAGATACTTGCCACCGGAAAGATTCTGCACCTCCCTGTCCCAAAGACCGTCTCCCGATGGTTCCACTTTACCTTCAACACCCACAATCGAGCTATTCCTGAGCGACCGTACAATTGCCGATACTTTTCCAAACCACTCCTTTTCGACCACAACATCATCATCAAGAAAAACAATCCATTCTCCGCTGCTCTTTCTGATGCCGTAATTACGCGCTGTTGCAGCCCCTTCAGGCTTATTCACATGGAGATAATTGATTCCACACGTGCTGCAAAATATTTTGTTCTGTTCGTCAATTGCTCTACATGACCCGTCATCAACAACAATAATTTCACATATGTGTCCTGATGATATCGAATCCATAATCGAAAATACACATTGTTTTAGATAATCATGACGATTATGAGTTGGAATAACTATCGATATCAGCATGATCTGGTATATTCCCTCTTCTTTTCAATAATTGATTGATAAATATTCAACCACTCTTTCCCTGCTGCCCCTGATTTTTCACGG
Encoded proteins:
- a CDS encoding glycosyltransferase; translated protein: MLISIVIPTHNRHDYLKQCVFSIMDSISSGHICEIIVVDDGSCRAIDEQNKIFCSTCGINYLHVNKPEGAATARNYGIRKSSGEWIVFLDDDVVVEKEWFGKVSAIVRSLRNSSIVGVEGKVEPSGDGLWDREVQNLSGGKYLTSHMIYKKSMLERIGGFDESFKFPMAEDHELAVRAGNVGKLVFYPDLKVVHLPRNIDPFRILFKAPGRMIALLKSEYYFYSKHPGAYGKYRHSPTFKGTYNSILFKYAIISLKRRSFSQLLRRPLQIPVLLAQAVIGQITAWLLMPGILLSKKADG